In the genome of Bradysia coprophila strain Holo2 unplaced genomic scaffold, BU_Bcop_v1 contig_232, whole genome shotgun sequence, one region contains:
- the LOC119077201 gene encoding odorant receptor Or1-like isoform X1 gives MLRKQITSIKRILKSSEPMDCFKMQLKTLKLFGVFLDSSTTVYRKSLSIFPSFLVLKLCVVSTLYILADDVAFEDKLQGSFTAITSFLCVVKLYYTLKHQEKLLNLLKTLKSRVDYVTEEETKTLNREAVFPTFVCYLMLQASSVISCLTYGLFPIGSSNYNKSFPVYGWYPHYFSTGNAYKLAYTMQLMSIISASTLWVCVDTINFGLLAHHNAMLKILGLRLSHLGWPREPKKRTANDAHNYNRLCECVEYHLQISRYQSETTEIYSSILFAKITLSVMIICSFVYTLGLKVSNYGSFTAHMGILSVIVSTLFMISWTSEQICATSDNLLNKAVECNFQHMDRKTITALLIVMQGLNNTVLIEVGSTFKIIVNLKMFVKIMDFAYKCLALLKTAAA, from the exons ATGTTGAGGAAGCAGATAAC CTCAATCAAGCGTATCCTCAAAAGTTCAGAGCCGATGGATTGCTTTAAAATGCAGCTCAAAACACTGAAATTATTCGGAGTATTTCTCGATTCATCCACGACCGTGTACCGTAAGAGTTTGTCGATTTTCCCAAGCTTTTTGGTTCTGAAATTGTGTGTCGTCTCGACACTGTACATTCTGGCAGACGACGTCGCCTTCGAA gACAAACTGCAAGGTTCATTCACAGCGATAACATCGTTTCTCTGTGTCGTTAAATTGTATTACACTCTGAAGCATcaagaaaaattacttaaccTGCTAAAGACTCTGAAATCTCGTGTCGATTATGTCACTGAGGAGGAAACGAA gACATTAAACAGAGAAGCCGTTTTTCCTACAtttgtttgttatttaatGCTGCAAGCATCGAGTGTTATTTCGTGTTTGACCTACGGTCTTTTTCCTATTGGAAGTAGCAATTATAACAAATCTTTCCCGGTCTATGGATG gtATCCGCACTACTTCAGCACAGGAAACGCATATAAATTAGCATACACTATGCAGCTAATGAGCATCATAAGTGCGTCAACACTTTGGGTCTGCGTTGACACAATCAATTTCGGATTGCTGGCGCATCACAACGcaatgttaaaaattttaggaCTACGTTTGTCTCACCTCGGTTGGCCTCGGGAACCGAAGAAGAGAACCGCAAATGATGCGCACAATTACAACAGACTCTGTGAATGCGTTGAGTATCATCTGCAAATTTCCAG atATCAAAGCGAAACGACGGAGATATACAGCTCCATTTTGTTTGCTAAAATTACGCTGTCGGTGATGATAATTTGTTCGTTTGTTTACACACTCGGTTTG aaagtGTCGAATTATGGCAGCTTTACAGCTCATATGGGCATACTCAGTGTGATCGTGTCCACTTTATTTATGATATCTTGGACGAGTGAACAGATTTGTGCTACC TCGGATAATCTGCTAAACAAAGCGGTGGAATGTAATTTTCAACACATGGATCGAAAAACGATCACAGCGCTATTGATTGTCATGCAAGGACTGAACAACACGGTCTTAATTGAAGTTGGTTCTACGTTCAAGATTATtgtcaatttgaaaatgtttgtcaaa atcATGGACTTTGCTTATAAATGTCTAGCACTTCTGAAAACTGCAGCCGCTTAA
- the LOC119077201 gene encoding odorant receptor Or1-like isoform X2 produces MLRKQITSIKRILKSSEPMDCFKMQLKTLKLFGVFLDSSTTVYRKSLSIFPSFLVLKLCVVSTLYILADDVAFEDKLQGSFTAITSFLCVVKLYYTLKHQEKLLNLLKTLKSRVDYVTEEETKTLNREAVFPTFVCYLMLQASSVISCLTYGLFPIGSSNYNKSFPVYGCTGNAYKLAYTMQLMSIISASTLWVCVDTINFGLLAHHNAMLKILGLRLSHLGWPREPKKRTANDAHNYNRLCECVEYHLQISRYQSETTEIYSSILFAKITLSVMIICSFVYTLGLKVSNYGSFTAHMGILSVIVSTLFMISWTSEQICATSDNLLNKAVECNFQHMDRKTITALLIVMQGLNNTVLIEVGSTFKIIVNLKMFVKIMDFAYKCLALLKTAAA; encoded by the exons ATGTTGAGGAAGCAGATAAC CTCAATCAAGCGTATCCTCAAAAGTTCAGAGCCGATGGATTGCTTTAAAATGCAGCTCAAAACACTGAAATTATTCGGAGTATTTCTCGATTCATCCACGACCGTGTACCGTAAGAGTTTGTCGATTTTCCCAAGCTTTTTGGTTCTGAAATTGTGTGTCGTCTCGACACTGTACATTCTGGCAGACGACGTCGCCTTCGAA gACAAACTGCAAGGTTCATTCACAGCGATAACATCGTTTCTCTGTGTCGTTAAATTGTATTACACTCTGAAGCATcaagaaaaattacttaaccTGCTAAAGACTCTGAAATCTCGTGTCGATTATGTCACTGAGGAGGAAACGAA gACATTAAACAGAGAAGCCGTTTTTCCTACAtttgtttgttatttaatGCTGCAAGCATCGAGTGTTATTTCGTGTTTGACCTACGGTCTTTTTCCTATTGGAAGTAGCAATTATAACAAATCTTTCCCGGTCTATGGATG CACAGGAAACGCATATAAATTAGCATACACTATGCAGCTAATGAGCATCATAAGTGCGTCAACACTTTGGGTCTGCGTTGACACAATCAATTTCGGATTGCTGGCGCATCACAACGcaatgttaaaaattttaggaCTACGTTTGTCTCACCTCGGTTGGCCTCGGGAACCGAAGAAGAGAACCGCAAATGATGCGCACAATTACAACAGACTCTGTGAATGCGTTGAGTATCATCTGCAAATTTCCAG atATCAAAGCGAAACGACGGAGATATACAGCTCCATTTTGTTTGCTAAAATTACGCTGTCGGTGATGATAATTTGTTCGTTTGTTTACACACTCGGTTTG aaagtGTCGAATTATGGCAGCTTTACAGCTCATATGGGCATACTCAGTGTGATCGTGTCCACTTTATTTATGATATCTTGGACGAGTGAACAGATTTGTGCTACC TCGGATAATCTGCTAAACAAAGCGGTGGAATGTAATTTTCAACACATGGATCGAAAAACGATCACAGCGCTATTGATTGTCATGCAAGGACTGAACAACACGGTCTTAATTGAAGTTGGTTCTACGTTCAAGATTATtgtcaatttgaaaatgtttgtcaaa atcATGGACTTTGCTTATAAATGTCTAGCACTTCTGAAAACTGCAGCCGCTTAA